The Caldicoprobacter guelmensis genome includes a region encoding these proteins:
- the phoU gene encoding phosphate signaling complex protein PhoU — protein sequence MRRNFDEQLELLNQQLIEMGALCEAAISKAAKALIDHDDSLAREVLRIDTEIDQKEKDIESMCFKLLLHQHPVARDLRQISAALKMITDMERIGDQAADISEIILLGNVHTLDNAVHIGEMAKATIKMVTDSIDAYVRRDLELARSVIDYDDVVDDLFNQVKKEIIDMIGNDKKNGEYAVDLLMIAKYFERIGDHATNIAEWVEYSITGVHKGGERI from the coding sequence ATGAGGAGAAACTTTGATGAGCAGCTTGAGCTGCTCAACCAGCAACTGATAGAGATGGGGGCTTTATGCGAAGCGGCAATATCAAAGGCCGCTAAAGCCTTGATAGACCATGACGATTCTTTGGCCCGTGAAGTCCTACGCATAGATACTGAGATCGATCAAAAAGAGAAGGACATAGAAAGCATGTGCTTCAAGCTCCTGCTCCATCAGCACCCCGTAGCCAGGGATTTGAGGCAGATCTCGGCAGCCCTTAAGATGATCACCGACATGGAGCGCATAGGGGACCAGGCAGCCGATATCTCCGAGATAATCCTGCTGGGCAATGTGCACACCCTGGACAATGCAGTGCACATAGGAGAGATGGCTAAGGCTACCATCAAAATGGTAACCGACAGCATAGACGCTTACGTTAGGAGAGACTTGGAACTTGCCAGGTCGGTAATCGATTACGATGATGTGGTGGATGACCTATTTAATCAGGTAAAAAAGGAAATCATAGATATGATAGGAAATGACAAGAAAAACGGCGAGTACGCGGTTGATTTGCTCATGATCGCCAAGTACTTCGAGAGGATAGGCGACCACGCCACCAACATTGCCGAATGGGTGGAATACTCCATAACAGGGGTCCATAAAGGTGGAGAGAGGATATGA
- a CDS encoding response regulator transcription factor — MIFFVEDDDNIRELVVYTLQTVGFEARGFENGKAFFEALSNQRPQLILLDIMLPDQDGLKVLKKLRSHPTTKDIPIIMVTAKGTEYDKVIGLDSGADDYITKPFGMMELISRIKAVLRRTSARGNQPTQILTVGPITLDTEKYEVTIEGKKLELTHKEFELLRYLMENQGIVLSRDKILEAVWGYDFDGETRTVDVHIRLLRQKLGKWAELIETIRGVGYRIGGQR, encoded by the coding sequence ATGATATTCTTCGTCGAGGACGACGATAACATAAGGGAATTGGTGGTGTACACGCTACAAACGGTGGGGTTTGAAGCCCGTGGCTTTGAAAACGGCAAAGCCTTCTTTGAGGCGCTGTCAAATCAAAGACCACAGCTCATACTCCTTGACATAATGCTCCCAGATCAGGACGGGCTTAAGGTCCTCAAGAAATTGAGGTCTCACCCCACCACCAAAGATATACCCATTATAATGGTCACTGCAAAAGGAACCGAGTACGACAAAGTAATAGGCCTTGACAGCGGTGCTGATGACTATATCACCAAGCCCTTTGGCATGATGGAGCTTATTTCGCGCATCAAGGCGGTACTGCGCCGCACATCGGCCAGGGGAAATCAACCAACACAGATATTGACAGTAGGCCCCATAACTTTGGACACCGAAAAATACGAGGTTACCATAGAGGGAAAGAAACTTGAACTCACACACAAAGAATTCGAGCTGCTGCGCTACCTCATGGAAAATCAGGGCATTGTTCTCAGCCGAGACAAAATCCTTGAGGCGGTTTGGGGCTATGATTTTGACGGCGAAACCCGTACCGTTGACGTCCACATACGCTTGCTTAGGCAAAAGTTGGGCAAATGGGCTGAACTGATAGAGACAATACGGGGAGTGGGTTACCGAATTGGAGGACAAAGATGA
- a CDS encoding sensor histidine kinase: MKRRIFLSMCFLAVLTILLSGAMTFAVVYRQIFHIMQREIEKEAFYISASLENVEDPVPVLQNVSAKAHRITLIASDGTVLFDNAEKPENMENHRNRPEVLAALKNGIGKSVRLSRTLGKQTFYCAVLLRNGMVLRVANVVDSVYSAMLNLVPYTLLITAVTIAFALLIASRETKKIVEPINALNLQNPLSNEVYDELSPLLMRIAQQNKQIEDQMRALREKHEEFNAITENMNEGLILLNEKADILSINKSAIRIFGGHDRNSYLNKNIITLSRDLTLRAAVKKALEGDHCEEILEMSSCHYRITANPVWANGQVKGAVVLILDITERYAAEQMRREFSANVSHELKTPLTSILGYAEIIKNRMVKEEDIPRFAERIYNEARHLISLIDDIIKLSRLDEEHIDIPRKKVSLLELAKKVCARLEPLAKEKGVTVTVSGDKGVVLGIEEILEQMIYNLCDNAIKYNKKNGRVDVTILQQDNKVILTVSDTGIGIPKEHQSRVFERFYRVDKSRSSRTGGTGLGLSIVKHGAMHHNAKIELESQPGQGTTIRVIFPVPHS; the protein is encoded by the coding sequence ATGAAGCGCAGAATATTTCTGAGCATGTGCTTTCTAGCTGTGTTGACTATATTGTTGTCCGGCGCCATGACCTTTGCAGTGGTATACAGGCAAATATTCCACATCATGCAGAGAGAAATAGAAAAAGAGGCCTTCTATATCTCGGCAAGCCTTGAAAACGTAGAGGACCCGGTTCCAGTATTGCAGAACGTCTCAGCAAAGGCGCATCGCATCACCCTGATAGCAAGCGATGGCACTGTATTGTTTGACAACGCTGAAAAGCCAGAAAACATGGAAAACCACAGAAACAGGCCAGAAGTATTAGCTGCCTTAAAAAATGGCATAGGAAAGTCGGTACGCCTCTCAAGAACGCTGGGCAAGCAGACGTTCTACTGCGCCGTGCTTCTCAGAAATGGCATGGTGCTGAGAGTAGCAAATGTGGTTGACAGCGTCTACAGCGCCATGCTTAATTTGGTGCCCTATACACTGCTCATCACTGCCGTCACCATTGCTTTCGCCTTGCTTATTGCCAGCCGCGAGACCAAAAAAATAGTTGAGCCAATTAATGCGCTAAACCTCCAAAATCCATTATCCAATGAGGTCTACGATGAACTGTCACCCCTGCTCATGCGCATAGCCCAGCAGAACAAGCAGATAGAGGATCAGATGCGCGCCTTAAGGGAAAAGCACGAGGAGTTTAATGCCATAACCGAAAATATGAATGAAGGCTTGATACTTCTCAATGAAAAAGCCGATATCCTTTCAATCAACAAAAGCGCCATACGCATTTTCGGCGGCCACGATAGAAACAGCTACCTCAATAAAAACATCATCACCTTGAGCCGTGATTTAACTTTACGAGCGGCGGTAAAAAAAGCCCTTGAGGGTGACCACTGCGAAGAAATATTGGAAATGAGCAGCTGTCATTACCGTATTACAGCCAACCCCGTCTGGGCCAACGGACAGGTAAAAGGGGCAGTAGTCCTAATTCTGGATATAACCGAAAGGTATGCTGCCGAGCAAATGCGCCGCGAATTTTCTGCCAACGTATCCCACGAGCTTAAAACGCCACTCACTTCCATACTGGGCTATGCCGAAATCATTAAAAACAGAATGGTAAAGGAAGAAGACATCCCTCGCTTTGCCGAGCGCATATACAATGAAGCTCGCCATCTGATCTCCCTCATTGACGACATCATAAAACTTTCTCGCCTTGACGAGGAGCACATCGACATCCCCCGAAAAAAAGTGAGTCTGCTGGAACTGGCCAAAAAAGTATGCGCCCGTTTAGAACCGCTGGCAAAAGAAAAAGGCGTCACCGTCACTGTATCAGGAGACAAAGGCGTTGTCCTTGGAATAGAGGAAATACTGGAACAGATGATATACAACCTATGCGATAACGCCATAAAATACAACAAAAAGAACGGCAGAGTGGATGTAACGATCTTACAGCAAGATAATAAGGTTATTTTGACAGTTTCGGATACCGGAATAGGCATACCAAAAGAACATCAAAGCAGGGTATTTGAACGCTTTTACAGGGTAGACAAAAGCAGGTCCAGCCGAACGGGCGGCACCGGCCTGGGGCTTTCAATAGTGAAACACGGTGCAATGCACCACAACGCCAAAATAGAGCTGGAAAGCCAGCCAGGACAGGGCACAACAATAAGGGTGATTTTTCCTGTCCCCCACAGCTAA
- a CDS encoding glycoside hydrolase family 2 TIM barrel-domain containing protein, protein MKRQNLDRKWKFKLISTSLNQEIPSEYTVVDLPHDFSIIQKRDPNTLAGASNGFFPGGIGIYEKTIYAPIEWKGKKVILEFEGVYMNASVHLNNQLIARHPYGYTSFHCDLTPYLLYGQDNTICVTVNNSALPNTRWYSGSGIYRHVWLLIGESVHITPWGVYATTPKVSPDCSTVCVKTTVENITDKPQNVTIRSTLLTDNGSIAAMDEIQLNVPGESKTEAQQELTVSPANLWSIENPYLYTLKSEVIKDGIVIDTTETRIGIRSISFDPQNGFRLNGVSIKLRGGCVHHDCGLLGAAAYDRAEERKVELLKANGFNAVRCAHNPPSPAFLDACDRLGMLVIDEAFDCWREGKNPNDYSLFFENWWQKDIESMVLRDRNHPCIIMWSTGNEIIERDGRSEGYIYARKLADFIRSLDNTRAITNALCDLWDDTAVKALKVKLGDLPEDYDVWSEVTKEFAQPLDVVGYNYLLKRYESDGKKFPGRIICGTESFPMEAFDIWTTIEHLPYVIGDFVWTAIDYLGEAGIGHVWYNGEKSFLGKYPWHQAFCGDIDICGFKRPQSYYRDCVWGIAKAPYIAVYKPEYYGKEAEISRWGWPDVVSSWTWPGFEGKPTRVDVYSMDSEVELILNGKSLGRKPAGKPNRYIASFEVVYEPGTLEAVGYNEKGVETSRTVLKTAGKPAAIRLTPDRSKLNAKFGDLSYVTVEVVDNEGNVVHSADTNIYFTASGVGSVLAVGSGNPVSEEMYVGNQRRVYYGRAMVVVRADGEPGNIVLTASAEGIPATQIIIEVK, encoded by the coding sequence ATGAAAAGACAAAACCTGGACAGGAAATGGAAGTTCAAGCTCATAAGCACGTCGCTCAATCAGGAAATCCCATCCGAGTATACTGTAGTGGACCTACCTCATGACTTCAGCATAATTCAAAAGAGAGACCCGAACACGCTGGCGGGGGCCAGTAACGGATTTTTCCCCGGTGGCATAGGAATCTACGAAAAAACCATATACGCGCCAATTGAGTGGAAGGGCAAAAAGGTTATTCTGGAGTTTGAAGGAGTCTATATGAACGCATCAGTACACCTAAACAACCAGCTGATAGCCCGTCATCCGTATGGCTACACCAGTTTTCATTGCGATTTAACCCCGTATCTGCTGTACGGTCAGGACAACACCATCTGCGTCACCGTAAACAACAGTGCACTGCCCAATACCCGGTGGTACAGCGGCTCAGGAATTTACCGCCACGTGTGGCTGCTGATAGGCGAAAGCGTACATATAACGCCCTGGGGTGTATATGCGACAACCCCTAAAGTCTCCCCCGACTGCTCAACCGTCTGTGTAAAAACTACAGTGGAAAATATTACTGACAAACCCCAAAATGTCACTATTCGCTCCACACTACTAACAGATAACGGCAGTATAGCAGCAATGGACGAGATACAACTCAACGTTCCCGGTGAAAGTAAGACAGAAGCCCAGCAGGAACTTACTGTATCGCCCGCAAACCTGTGGTCAATAGAAAATCCCTATCTCTATACCTTGAAAAGCGAGGTTATAAAAGACGGCATAGTAATTGACACCACTGAAACCCGAATAGGAATAAGGTCCATTTCCTTCGATCCTCAAAACGGTTTTCGGCTAAACGGCGTCTCCATCAAGCTCAGGGGTGGCTGTGTACACCACGATTGCGGGCTGCTTGGAGCGGCAGCCTATGACAGGGCAGAAGAACGCAAAGTGGAACTTTTAAAGGCCAACGGTTTCAATGCCGTGCGCTGCGCACACAATCCTCCCTCGCCCGCTTTTCTTGATGCATGCGATCGGCTGGGAATGCTGGTAATCGACGAGGCATTTGACTGCTGGCGTGAGGGTAAAAACCCCAACGACTACAGCTTGTTTTTCGAAAACTGGTGGCAAAAGGATATAGAGTCCATGGTACTTCGCGACAGAAATCATCCCTGCATCATAATGTGGTCAACGGGCAACGAAATTATAGAGAGGGATGGGCGTTCGGAAGGTTACATTTATGCTCGGAAGCTGGCTGATTTCATCCGCAGCCTGGACAACACAAGGGCCATCACCAATGCGCTGTGCGACCTGTGGGACGATACAGCGGTCAAAGCGCTTAAGGTAAAGCTGGGAGACCTGCCTGAAGACTACGATGTCTGGAGTGAAGTCACAAAAGAATTTGCACAGCCATTGGATGTGGTAGGATACAATTATCTTTTAAAGCGTTATGAAAGCGATGGCAAGAAATTCCCTGGCCGTATAATCTGTGGCACCGAGTCTTTCCCGATGGAAGCCTTCGATATATGGACCACCATTGAACATCTGCCTTACGTAATAGGGGATTTCGTATGGACCGCCATAGATTACCTTGGCGAAGCCGGCATCGGACACGTATGGTACAACGGAGAAAAGAGCTTCCTGGGTAAATACCCGTGGCATCAGGCCTTTTGTGGAGATATCGACATATGCGGATTTAAGAGGCCCCAGTCCTATTACCGCGATTGCGTATGGGGCATCGCCAAAGCACCGTATATTGCGGTTTACAAGCCGGAATATTACGGTAAAGAAGCCGAAATCTCACGCTGGGGATGGCCTGACGTGGTTTCGTCATGGACCTGGCCGGGTTTTGAGGGCAAGCCCACCAGAGTGGACGTTTACAGCATGGACAGCGAGGTAGAACTCATCCTCAATGGAAAGTCGCTTGGCCGCAAACCCGCTGGAAAGCCCAACAGGTATATAGCCTCGTTTGAAGTGGTTTATGAACCTGGGACACTTGAAGCAGTGGGCTATAATGAAAAAGGCGTTGAAACTTCCCGTACCGTCCTTAAGACCGCAGGTAAACCGGCAGCTATTCGCTTAACACCCGACCGCAGCAAGCTAAACGCAAAATTTGGAGACCTGTCTTATGTTACCGTTGAAGTAGTAGACAATGAAGGAAATGTCGTACACAGTGCAGATACCAACATCTATTTCACCGCCAGCGGTGTGGGGTCGGTGCTGGCTGTGGGCAGTGGAAACCCTGTAAGCGAAGAGATGTACGTGGGAAACCAGCGCAGGGTGTACTACGGCCGTGCCATGGTAGTTGTGCGTGCCGACGGGGAGCCTGGCAATATCGTTTTGACCGCTTCAGCAGAAGGCATTCCTGCTACCCAAATAATTATAGAGGTTAAGTAA
- the mmsB gene encoding multiple monosaccharide ABC transporter permease codes for MQHIKDVFKNNIRQYAMFIALIVITVFFQILTNGTLLLPMNVTNLVLQNSYVLILAIGMTLCILSGGNIDLSVGSVSAFIGAVAGTLIINMKMDVGLAIFICLLIGIAIGVWQGFWIAYLRIPAFIVTLAGMLMFRGLTIAMLKGLTLSPFPEKFQQISAGFIPDMFKGLGISLNITALMVGAIISVIYVIFQFKKRAEQKRYGFEVITMPLFIMKIILVLIGINLFAYWLAAYKGLPIILVLIGILVFVYSFFTTKTVPGRYIYAMGGNEKAAKLSGINTNKVLFFTYVNMAFLAAVAGIVFAARLNAASPQAGINFELDAIAACFIGGASAYGGIGTVTGSIIGALVMGVLNNGMSIMGVGSDMQMIIKGFVLLVAVAFDVLSKNRARA; via the coding sequence ATGCAGCACATCAAAGACGTCTTTAAAAACAATATAAGACAATATGCGATGTTCATCGCTCTCATCGTTATAACTGTATTTTTTCAGATTCTTACCAATGGTACTTTGCTTTTACCCATGAATGTTACAAACCTGGTTTTGCAGAACAGTTACGTGTTAATTCTGGCTATAGGAATGACGCTTTGTATATTGTCGGGTGGCAACATTGACCTTTCGGTAGGGTCTGTAAGTGCCTTTATCGGCGCTGTTGCAGGAACCCTTATAATAAACATGAAAATGGATGTGGGTTTAGCCATATTTATCTGCCTCTTAATAGGGATAGCGATAGGGGTATGGCAGGGGTTTTGGATTGCTTATTTAAGAATACCCGCTTTTATTGTAACCCTTGCCGGGATGCTTATGTTCAGGGGGCTCACCATTGCAATGTTAAAAGGGCTTACATTATCGCCCTTCCCCGAGAAGTTTCAGCAAATAAGTGCGGGCTTTATTCCGGATATGTTTAAAGGCCTTGGTATCAGCTTAAATATTACGGCGCTTATGGTTGGAGCCATTATTTCCGTAATTTATGTGATCTTCCAGTTTAAGAAAAGAGCAGAACAGAAAAGATACGGCTTTGAAGTAATCACAATGCCGCTGTTTATTATGAAGATTATACTGGTTCTCATTGGTATAAACTTGTTTGCTTATTGGTTGGCGGCCTACAAGGGATTACCCATTATACTTGTTTTGATAGGGATTTTGGTCTTTGTATATTCGTTTTTTACCACCAAAACCGTCCCAGGACGTTATATTTATGCTATGGGCGGTAACGAGAAGGCTGCAAAGCTTTCTGGTATTAATACCAATAAAGTCTTGTTTTTCACCTACGTAAACATGGCTTTTCTTGCAGCAGTAGCCGGTATCGTATTTGCAGCACGTCTGAATGCCGCTTCGCCCCAAGCCGGTATAAACTTTGAGCTGGATGCCATTGCGGCCTGCTTCATTGGGGGTGCATCGGCTTACGGCGGTATAGGTACAGTTACCGGTTCCATTATCGGCGCGCTGGTTATGGGTGTGCTCAACAATGGTATGTCCATAATGGGTGTAGGCAGTGATATGCAAATGATTATTAAAGGCTTTGTTCTGCTGGTGGCCGTGGCATTTGACGTGCTGTCAAAGAACAGGGCAAGGGCGTAA
- the mmsA gene encoding multiple monosaccharide ABC transporter ATP-binding protein produces MRNITKVFPGVKALDNVNLKVRKGEIHALVGENGAGKSTLMNVLSGVYPYGTYSGSILFEGKECAFKGIKDSEKTGIVIIHQELALVPSLSIGENIFLGNERAKKWLINWNQTYVQAVKLMKKVGLRENPATLIKDIGVGKQQLVEIAKALAKNVKLLILDEPTAALNEEDSENLLNLLLELKKEGITCILISHKLNEVLKVADSITILRDGRVVETLDKQKDDVSEDRIIKGMVGRELTNRFPERTPKIGEVIFEVKNWTVYHPLIEGRKVIKNVNIKVRKGEIVGIYGLMGSGRTEFAMSVFGKSYGKNISGKIIKNGRELVINSVRQAIENGLAYVTEDRKSAGLILIDDIKRNISLASLDNISKNLVVDENREIYVAEEYRRKLNIKCSSILQKTGNLSGGNQQKVLLSKWIFAKPDILILDEPTRGIDVGAKYEIYKIINSLADEGKAIILISSELPEILGMCDRVYVMNEGRIVGELYRNEASQESIMKCIMQSIKEVV; encoded by the coding sequence ATGAGGAATATCACAAAAGTTTTTCCTGGGGTAAAAGCGTTGGATAATGTTAACCTCAAAGTCCGAAAAGGTGAGATCCATGCCCTTGTAGGTGAAAACGGGGCAGGAAAGTCCACCCTTATGAATGTATTGAGCGGCGTTTACCCTTATGGGACTTACAGTGGTAGCATTTTGTTTGAAGGCAAGGAATGCGCATTTAAAGGCATTAAGGACAGCGAAAAGACAGGTATAGTCATTATTCATCAAGAGTTGGCTTTAGTGCCCTCTCTTTCTATAGGGGAAAATATATTTTTAGGTAACGAGCGAGCGAAAAAGTGGCTCATAAATTGGAACCAGACTTATGTGCAAGCTGTAAAGCTTATGAAAAAAGTGGGGCTCAGGGAAAATCCTGCTACCCTTATAAAAGATATAGGGGTGGGCAAACAACAGCTTGTGGAAATTGCAAAGGCACTGGCCAAGAATGTAAAGCTGCTTATTTTGGATGAACCAACGGCTGCTTTAAATGAAGAGGATTCAGAGAATCTTTTAAATCTCCTGCTGGAACTTAAAAAAGAAGGCATTACTTGTATATTGATTTCACACAAGTTAAATGAAGTGCTAAAAGTTGCTGATTCCATCACAATTCTCAGGGACGGCCGTGTGGTTGAAACCCTTGACAAACAAAAAGATGATGTAAGCGAAGATAGAATTATCAAAGGGATGGTAGGGCGTGAGCTTACAAACCGTTTCCCCGAGAGGACGCCTAAGATTGGCGAAGTCATTTTTGAAGTAAAAAACTGGACTGTATATCATCCTTTAATTGAAGGACGAAAAGTGATTAAGAATGTAAACATCAAGGTGAGGAAAGGTGAAATTGTAGGGATATACGGCCTTATGGGCTCAGGCAGGACCGAGTTTGCCATGAGCGTGTTCGGGAAATCTTATGGGAAGAATATAAGCGGTAAAATAATAAAGAACGGCAGGGAATTGGTTATAAACAGCGTACGCCAGGCAATAGAAAACGGGTTGGCTTATGTTACTGAAGATCGAAAATCAGCCGGACTTATTTTGATCGATGATATTAAAAGAAACATCTCTCTTGCAAGCCTTGATAACATAAGCAAAAACCTGGTGGTTGATGAAAACAGGGAAATATACGTTGCTGAGGAGTATCGCAGAAAGCTCAATATTAAGTGCAGCAGCATATTGCAAAAAACAGGCAATTTATCAGGGGGAAATCAGCAAAAGGTTCTACTCAGCAAGTGGATTTTTGCTAAGCCTGATATACTGATACTGGACGAACCTACCAGGGGTATAGATGTAGGCGCTAAATATGAGATTTATAAAATCATAAACAGCCTTGCCGATGAAGGAAAAGCTATTATCCTTATTTCGTCTGAGCTCCCCGAGATTTTAGGGATGTGCGATCGAGTATATGTTATGAATGAGGGAAGGATTGTAGGGGAACTTTACCGCAATGAAGCATCTCAAGAGAGTATAATGAAATGCATTATGCAGAGCATTAAGGAGGTCGTGTAA
- the chvE gene encoding multiple monosaccharide ABC transporter substrate-binding protein, which translates to MKKLIILVLAAAIMLSIAACGSPTSSNPSSGSSEKKDILIGIAMPTQSLQRWNQDGANLKAQLEAKGYKVDLQYANNDVNTQIQQIENMILKGSKVLVIASIDGSALTDVLKKAAENGIKVIAYDRLIMQSEHVDYYATFDNFKVGVIQGQYIEEKLGLKEGKGPYNIEIFAGSPDDNNATFFYNGAMSVLQPYIDNGQLVVVSGQKDFVTVAIPGWDSAKAQARMDNLITAYYAGGTKLDAILSPNDSLAIGIVASLKNNGYGTPDKPYPILTGQDCDKPNVIAMINGQQSMSVFKDTRVLAAKVVEMIDAMMQGKEVPVNDTKTYHNGVKVVPSYLCEPIYVDVNNYKEILLDSGYYTEADLKQ; encoded by the coding sequence ATGAAGAAACTTATTATTCTTGTTTTGGCAGCGGCTATTATGTTGAGCATTGCCGCATGTGGTTCACCAACTTCATCCAATCCTTCATCTGGTTCTTCGGAGAAGAAGGACATTCTGATTGGTATTGCCATGCCCACCCAGTCTTTGCAGAGGTGGAATCAGGACGGGGCTAACTTGAAAGCACAACTTGAGGCTAAAGGATACAAGGTTGACCTTCAGTATGCAAACAACGATGTAAATACGCAGATACAGCAAATCGAGAATATGATCCTTAAAGGGAGCAAGGTTCTGGTAATTGCGTCTATCGATGGTTCAGCTCTTACTGATGTGCTTAAAAAAGCGGCTGAAAATGGCATAAAGGTCATTGCGTATGACCGCCTTATCATGCAGTCGGAACACGTTGATTACTATGCCACATTTGACAATTTCAAGGTTGGCGTTATTCAGGGACAGTATATCGAAGAAAAGCTTGGATTAAAGGAAGGGAAGGGACCGTACAATATAGAGATATTTGCCGGTTCACCCGATGACAATAATGCCACATTCTTCTACAACGGCGCTATGAGTGTACTACAGCCCTATATTGACAACGGTCAGCTGGTTGTGGTAAGTGGCCAAAAGGATTTTGTAACGGTGGCCATTCCAGGTTGGGATTCTGCTAAAGCTCAGGCAAGGATGGACAATTTGATCACGGCCTATTATGCGGGTGGGACCAAGCTGGATGCTATATTATCGCCCAATGATAGTTTAGCAATAGGTATTGTCGCTTCCCTTAAAAACAACGGGTATGGTACACCTGATAAACCCTATCCAATCTTAACAGGGCAGGACTGTGATAAACCTAATGTAATTGCCATGATCAACGGACAGCAGTCGATGTCTGTATTTAAGGATACACGGGTACTTGCCGCCAAGGTTGTTGAGATGATTGATGCTATGATGCAGGGCAAAGAGGTACCTGTCAACGACACTAAGACTTATCATAATGGGGTGAAGGTGGTTCCTTCATATCTTTGCGAGCCCATATATGTGGATGTCAACAACTATAAGGAGATATTACTGGATAGCGGTTACTATACTGAAGCCGATCTAAAACAATAA
- a CDS encoding helix-turn-helix domain-containing protein — MIRFLIADDEKYVRDSIREVIETTFKEKEEQIEIGEARNGREAIEVSERLRPDIVIIDIKMPGIDGLKAIQEIRNFLPYAYFMILTAYDYFDYAVEAVRNNVKEYILKPFDRTELRNKIMDAVEHVQSEKEKRKREIEYQEKIYNLIPVMENELSYSIVNDMLEVIDVEMYMDYLNIYFKNSFCMVVKLKEKDSNGTIYVTEGLKAQIGEHIKLFLNQRYKAIGSYRFTKDLIYFIERPLSNDTEETKLNVINLALDVKSEVKRFFGISVKIGLGRCYDGIHLMHESYQEAREALEYSSENVSVVHYEDVEHLIEQDQFLDDRFKNGSGEKFALFKAVEQYITDNLREDINLKDTAAKFNFSPYYFSRTFKKVFGYNFSDYLNLIRINKAKELLKDDSLSVKEICYLVGYNDPNYFSKVFKKYEGVTPTEYREKLR, encoded by the coding sequence ATGATAAGATTTTTAATTGCCGATGATGAAAAGTATGTTCGTGACTCCATAAGAGAAGTGATAGAAACTACATTTAAGGAGAAAGAAGAACAGATTGAAATTGGAGAGGCACGGAATGGAAGGGAGGCCATAGAGGTTTCCGAACGTCTAAGGCCAGATATTGTGATTATCGATATAAAAATGCCGGGGATTGATGGATTAAAAGCCATACAGGAAATTAGGAATTTTTTACCTTATGCTTATTTTATGATTCTTACAGCGTACGACTATTTTGACTATGCCGTGGAAGCAGTAAGGAATAACGTCAAGGAATATATTTTAAAGCCGTTTGATCGTACTGAATTGCGGAATAAAATCATGGATGCTGTTGAACACGTACAATCAGAGAAAGAAAAGCGCAAGAGAGAGATTGAATACCAGGAGAAGATATACAATTTGATTCCTGTAATGGAGAATGAGCTGAGCTATTCCATTGTCAATGATATGCTGGAAGTTATCGACGTTGAAATGTACATGGACTATTTGAACATATATTTTAAAAATTCGTTTTGTATGGTGGTAAAGCTAAAAGAAAAAGATAGCAACGGAACGATTTACGTTACAGAAGGATTAAAGGCGCAGATTGGCGAACATATAAAGCTTTTTTTGAACCAGCGTTATAAGGCTATAGGAAGCTATCGCTTTACCAAGGATTTGATTTATTTTATTGAGAGGCCACTTTCTAATGATACTGAGGAGACCAAATTAAATGTCATCAATCTGGCTTTAGATGTTAAAAGCGAGGTAAAGAGATTTTTTGGCATATCGGTTAAAATTGGATTAGGGAGATGTTATGATGGTATACATCTAATGCATGAGTCGTATCAGGAAGCCCGTGAAGCCTTGGAATATTCATCTGAAAATGTCAGTGTAGTTCATTATGAAGATGTAGAGCACCTGATAGAACAAGATCAATTTCTAGATGACAGGTTTAAAAATGGTTCAGGGGAAAAATTTGCTCTTTTTAAAGCGGTAGAGCAATATATTACCGATAACTTGAGAGAAGATATTAACCTTAAGGATACTGCTGCAAAATTTAATTTTAGCCCCTATTATTTCAGCCGTACCTTTAAAAAGGTGTTTGGGTATAATTTCTCTGATTATTTAAATTTGATTAGGATAAACAAAGCCAAGGAACTGCTTAAGGACGATTCCCTCAGCGTCAAGGAGATATGCTATTTGGTGGGGTACAATGATCCTAATTATTTTAGCAAGGTATTTAAAAAATATGAAGGGGTGACCCCCACCGAGTATAGGGAGAAATTGCGCTAA